Within the Legionella pneumophila subsp. pneumophila str. Philadelphia 1 genome, the region AAATACTGCACTTAATAATTCTTTAGTCTTTTATTTAGGCCCTTTGCATGACTGTCCTTTCATTTTTTTGCTGTGCTGCATATATTTTTGTGGGATTTATGTAAACTCTACCCCGCAAAAAGTTTGTATCTTGTCCAAAATAAAATAATCAGCCCATGCAAGAGGTCTATATATAATTATATACATATAATAAGCATCCCTTTGCTTTTATGAGCAAAGGAAATACAATGAGGTATAATTGGCTACCTGTAATTATTATTTTTTCTTCTTTTTAGGCAAATACAGATCCGTTATAGTGCCTTCAAATGCTTCTGCTGACTGAGCTATGGTTTCTGATAGAGTCGGGTGAGGATGAATAGTAAGAGCGATGTCTTCAACATCACAACACATTTCAATGGCTAAGGCAGTTTCTGCAATTAAATCGCCGGCATTAACCCCAACAATACCTGCTCCCAGGATACGGTTAGTTTCTGGGCAGAATAGTAATTTGGTCATTCCCTCTTCTCGCCCCATGCTGAGTGCACGACCGCTAGCAGCCCATGGAAAGGAGGCTTTCTCATAGTTTATTCCTTTCTCTTTTGCTTCTTTTTCTGTTAGACCAGCCCAAGCTAATTCTGGATCTGTATAAGCAACACTAGGTATACATTTTGGCTCAAAATAATGTTTTTTCCCTGCAATGACTTCTGCTGCAACTTTCCCTTCAGGGATTGCTTTATGTGCGAGCATTGGTTGCCCATTGACATCGCCAATAGCAAAAATATGAGGAACATTCGTTCTTAATTGATTATCAACTGGAATAAAGCCACGTTCATCTACTTTGATCCCTGCTTTTTCAGCGTTGATTGCTCCACCGTTAGGTTTCCTGCCTACTGAAACAAGTACTTGCTGAAAGCAAAGAGGCTTATCAGTTGCATGTTCTCCTTCCATTGAAACATAAATACCATCTTTTTTGGCTTCAACTGCAGTTACTTTCGTTTTTAATAGAAATTTGACACCCTTTTTAGTCATTCGTTTTTGCAGTATATTGACCAAGTCGGCATCAGCATTCGGAATTAATTGGTCCATAAATTCAACAACTGTTACATTAACTCCCAGCGAGGAGTAGACAGTTGCCATTTCCAAGCCAATAATACCACCACCCAATACAAGTAAGTCACCTTTGATATCAGCGAGTTCTAATGCCCCTGTAGAGCTAAATATTCGTTTATCTTCTGGTATAAATGGTAATTTAATGGATTCTGAGCCTACTGCAATAATGGCATTATCAAATTCAATTTCTACAGTCCCTTCTTTCGTTTCAACAAGAATTTGATGGGTACCTGAAAACTTACCTGTCCCAGTAATTACTTCTACTTTTCTTTGTTTGGCAAGAGCTTTTAGTCCCCCGGTCAACTTTGCAACGACAGAGTTTTTCCAGGCAACCAATTTTTTATTGTCGAATTTAGGTTTACCAAATGCTACACCTTGCTCTGACATTTCATGGGCTTCATCTACTACTTTAGCAATATGCAATAATGCTTTTGAGGGAATGCAACCAACATTTAAACAAACGCCACCTAGTGAGTCAAAACGCTCGACCAAAACCACCTTTTTATCCAAGTCGGCAGCCCTGAAAGCGGCTGTGTATCCGCCTGGTCCACTACCTAATACCACTACATCTGTCTTAATTTTATTAGCCATAAGAAGCCTCATCAAAAAATATGTTTTCTGGGGTTATTGGCATTTCATTCAGAACAAGGAAATACCAATAGCTCTATTCCTTTATATGTCAGAGTAAAACTCTTCTAATATCACCTAAACAATCACAAAGAAAGCGAGTAAACCGGGCTGCCTCAGCGCCGTCGATTACTCTATGATCGTAAGAAAGTGAAATAGGCAACATCAATCTGGGTTTAAACTCTTTATTATCGTATATGGGTTTTATTATTGATCTTGATAAGCCCAAAATTGCAACTTCCGGGCTATTTACAATAGGAGTAAATGCCGTTCCGCCTATACCACCAAGGCTGGAAATTGTAAAACAACCGCCTGACATATCAATAGGTGTTAATCCCTTTTCTCTAGCTTTCGTACTGAGTCTGGACATTTCCTTTGCAATATCAATCACACTCAATTTATCAACATTCTTTATTACAGGAACCACCAGACCGTTAGGTGTATCTACTGCTATACCTATATTATAATATTTTTTATAAATTAAATTTTCACCACTGGTATCTAGTGACGCATTAAATTGCGGGTAAGCATGGAGAGCCTTACAAACTACGCTGCAAACAAATGCTAACAGGGTTAATTTGTAATCTTGATTTTTAGCGCTCTCTGATTCTGATTTTCTAAACGCTTCCAAGTCTGTAATATCTGCTTCGTCAAATTGAGTGACATGTGGAATGGTTATCCAGGAGCGATGTACGTTTGTTCCAGTAAGTTTTTTAATTTTATTTAAAGGCTTTGTTTCAATTGAACCAAATTTACTGAAATCGATGGCTGGATTTGACGGTAAGCTGAAGCCACCAGACGTAGTTTTTTCACTTAAACGTACTTTGATATAATTTTGCAGATCTTCTTTTGTAATACGAGATTTTCTCCCACTTCCCTGAACCAAAGATAAATCGACTCCAAACTCTCTTGCCAACCTTCTTACGGCTGGACCTGCAGATATTAAGATACTTTTTGATTCAGCTATCTCAAGGTTATTAATTGATATTGCTTCGGATTTTAGTTCTTCATATGGCTTCTCTATTTCCTTTATAGATTGTTCTGAGATATTTTTAATCTGGCTTTTTTCGATTTCAGGTGTCTCAGATTTTCCTAGGGTTTTTAGAGTTAGAATAGGAGTACCTTGAGATACTTTATCCCCTAATTTAATTTTCATTTCGATGACTTTACCTGCATAGGGCGAAGGAATATCCATCGTTGCTTTATCACCCTCTAATGTAATTAATGCCTGATCCTTTTCTACTTCCATCCCTGGTTTGACTAAAATATCAATTACATCAACGTCATTTGCACCACCAATATCCGGGATAGATATTTCAATATCTTTGGAACTAGGTGTAGATGCAGTTGCCTTTGTATCAACAGATTGCTCTTCTGCTCTGGTTTGCAAATTCTGTTTTTCTGGTTCAGTCTTTTGTTCTTGAGAACTGGAAATATTTGTCGTTGTATCTGACTTGGCTTTGACAATGAGATCACCTTCGGATACTTTGTCACCGACTTTAACGAGAATTTGCGTTACCGTTCCAGATATTGGAGAAGGGATGTCCATGCTTGCCTTCTCAGACTCAAGCGTAATCAATGGTGTATCTACTTCGATCTGATCACCCTCTTTCACTAAAATCTCAATGACATCAACTTGATTAGCGCCACCGATATCAGGAATTTTAATTTCACTTTCTTTTGTCATATTTTCCTCAGCACTCAGTTAAACCGGAACTATCTTCTGTTCTGATTAATTGTTTAACTAATGGGTCATTGGATCCAATTTGTCTTGATTAATATTGTAACGTTTCATGGCATCGACAATTTTTGTTTTATCAAGACTACCTTCAGCTACAAGTGCATTTAATGCCGCCAACACTATAAATTTTGCATCAACTTCAAAGAAATGACGTAGTTGTGTACGGGTATCACTTCTGCCGTAACCGTCTGTACCTAGGGTAATATAGCGATTAGGAACAAAAGGCCTGATCTGATCTGCATAAATACGCATATAGTCAGTTGAGGCAATAACAGGTCCACGACGTCCTTTTAATTGAGATGTCACATAACTTTCCTGAGGCTTATTTTGGGGGTGCATGTTATTGTATCGCTCTACAGCCAAACCTTCTTTACGTAACTCATTGAAGCTAGTTACACTCCAGATATCCGATGTAATTGAAAAATCCTCTTCCAGCATCTCTGCGGCTTTGATAACTTCACGCAAAATAGTACCGCATCCCATTAGTTGGACATGGTTTTTTGATTTTTTCTTATTTTCTTTTAAGAGATACATTCCTTTGATAATACCTTCCTCTACTCCTGCAGGCATATCGGGATGAGAGTAGTTTTCATTCATAATAGTAATGTAATAAAACACGTTTTCCTGTTTTTCATACATACGGTGCAATCCATTTTGGATGATAACTGCTAATTCATAGGCGTATGTGGGATCATAAGAAATACAATTAGGTATTGTTGATGCTAAGACATGACTATGTCCATCTTGGTGTTGCAATCCTTCTCCTGCCAACGTTGTTCGTCCAGCGGTTCCACCAAGTAGAAATCCTCTCGCTTGCATATCTCCTGCCGCCCATGCTAAATCACCAATGCGTTGGAAACCAAACATAGAGTAATAAATGTAAAATGGAATCATTGCCAGCTTATTTGAACTGTAAGAGGTTGCGGCAGCAATCCATGAACAAAACGCCCCAGCTTCATTAATACCTTCTTCAAGAATCTGCCCGTCAACTGCTTCTCGGTAATACATCACTTGCTCATGATCTACAGGAGTATAAAGTTGACCTACGGGAGAATAAATTCCAATTTGTCTGAATAATCCCTCCATACCGAATGTTCTGCATTCATCTGGTACTATGGGGACTATTCTGGAATTAATATCTTTATTTTTGAGTAGAACTGAAAGAATTCGCACAAATGCCATAGTAGTCGAGATTTCTCTATCTCCTAATCCCTTGGTAATACTGGAAAATTCTCCTAAATCAGGTATTTTTAACTGTTCTACTTCAGTTGAACGGTGGGGCAAATAACCGCCCAAGGCTTCCCTTTGCTTTTTTATATACTTGATTTCGGGACTGTCGTCATCGGGTTTATAGAAAGGAATATCAGCAATTTTGTCATCGCTGATTGGAATATTAAATCGATCTCTGAAAGCTTTTAGTTGATCTATGGTCATTTTTTTCTGCTGATGAGTAATGTTTTGTCCCTCACCAGCCGCTCCCATCCCGTAGCCCTTGATGGTTTTTGCAAGGATAACTGTTGGAGTTCCCTTGTGTTCAACTGCTCTGGCATAAGCTGCATATACTTTTTGAGGATCATGGCCACCACGATTTAATCGCCAAATTTCCTCATCAGACATATTTTCAACCATTTTCTTTAATTCTGGATATTGATTAAAGAAATGTTGTCTTACATACGATCCATCGTTCGCTTTGTAAGATTGATAATCTCCATCCAGACATTCTTCCATCCTTTTCTGTAGCCAGCCTTGATTATCACGGGCAAATAATGGATCCCAACGGCCTCCCCAGATGACCTTAATAACGTTCCATCCAGCTCCTCGAAATAGGCCTTCAAGTTCTTGAATGATTTTACCGTTACCACGAACAGGCCCATCAAGTCTTTGTAAATTGCAATTAACTACAAAAATGAGATTATCCAGCTTTTCTCGTGCTGCGATACTGAGTGCCCCGACTGATTCAGGCTCATCCATCTCGCCATCACCCAAAAATGCCCATACTTTCCTACCCTCAGCTTTGATCAGTCCCCGGTTCTCAAGATATTTTAGAAAGCGAGCTTGATAGATAGCTTGCAAAGGACCTAAGCCCATGGATACAGTGGGAAATTGCCAAAAATCGTTCATTAGCCAAGGGTGTGGGTAGGAAGATAAACCATCTACCTCTACTTCTTGCCGAAATTTTTCAAGTTGTTTCTCTGTTAATCGGCCTTCAAGAAATGCTCTGGCATAAATGCCTGGAGCCGAGTGGCCTTGAATATAAAGCAAGTCTCCTCCATTTTCGCCTTTTTGTCCTTTAAAAAAATAGTTAAATCCAGTTTCATATAACGTTGATGCAGATGCATAAGAAGCGATGTGGCCGCCAAGCTCTGGCGCGTATTTACCTGCCCTAAGTACCATTGCAACAGCGTTCCATCTAATTAATGCATTGATGCGCTTTCCAATTCCCTCATCGGGAGGCATTTGTTTTTCTTCGTGAGGTTTTATAGTGTTTCTGTAGGGAGTATTAATTGAGCTGGTTAGTTTAACCCCCTCGGCGTTCGCTTTATTAAGAAGCTGCTGCAAAAGGAATGCAGTACGCTCAGGACCATCATTAAAGAGTACAGCTTGTAGGGCATCCAGCCATTCACGAGTTTCTATTGGATCCAGATCTAAATTTGTTTCATTGGTCATGAAATAGTTCCCCAACAATCAATAATTTTATGAACAGTATGGTACGGGTTGTAATCTTTTCTGAATTACACCAGAACAACCTTGATTACATGCATTAAAATCCGCAGAGCAATTACAAGTTACTTTGCGGCATTGTAGTGGATCACGGTAAGATTGCAACCCGCGAGTAATATATCCACCTTGGATTTTGACTTCGTGAAGGTATTCCAGATAATTTTCTTTGGCGAAATGGTTTACTTTCGTAGAACAATCTCGGCAGTTGTCTGTGCAATTTTGTTTACAGTAATTAAGCTGCTGAAAACAAGTTTGTTGGCATTGGCTTAAGGTTTTATGATGGGTAATTTTACTTTTTAGTGTGGCACAAGCTGAAAGCTCCAATATTATAAGGCAAAAAAGTAAACGGAATGCAGTGTTCATGATTCAAGTCCCACATTAATTTATTGTGAAATAGAACATTATAGCCAAGCTACTAACGTAAATAATGCAATAAAAACCAACAACACTATTGTGGCATGTTCTACAAGATTTTCAGCAGCAGCCATTGGTACTTCTTCAGTATCATTGATACGAACTGCTTGCAAACCACACCCTCTCAGTATTTTATCATTTGAGTCAGGATAAGTTAGAACATATTGAGCGAATAGATGAAAACCTCGTTGAAAATTTCCAACTAACAAAAACAGCAAGGCGGTGATTCTGGCTGGTATCCATTCGAGAATGTTAGTAATTTGATTTGCCTGAGTACTTATAAAATTAATTTCTTTACATAAAGTGATTAATCTGTATGTTAAAGCTGCTATTGGCCCAGCGATGATGTACCAGAATACAACAGCAAATAATTGGCTGTTAACCTCAGCGAAATATTCTCCAATTGCATCTGTTTCAGTTTGATTAGCCTGTTTCTTCAAAATTGGGTAAAAAGCATTTTGCGGCCCCAGACAGTAGTAAAAAATAAACAGGCTAAGAATTAGGCCAAATAAACCAAACAGAATACTTTGTAGTGAAAAATAAACAAGAAATGTGAGAAAAACAATGGGCAATATGATAGCTATCAAGGTAGCCCAAGGATTAGAAAAACATTTATTTTTATCGATGGTTTTTTTAAGAAATAGACAGTAGTTATTAAACCAGGAAAATCGCTGATAGGACACTGAATGGATTAAAAACCGTTCACTGAGCAAGCATAATACTATTACCAGTAATTTCATTTGATTAATCCTTACGCATTTTTTCAGATAAAGCTATAGGTGTTGGATATTTCAATACAACAAGATACGATGAAACGATAAAAGTTAAAATAGTAGTTGCCTGGATTAAATTGGAGGCGACTTCTGAAATCAGGTTTGTACTCAAGGCGATGCTCGCAACCAATAAAGAAAACTCACTCCCCTGCCCCAAGCGAATTCCTACTTCTTTTGCCACTTGTTTTTTCTCACCAGAACGGGCAAGCAATATATAAAATAGCAACGGCTTAATAATCAGTATCAATGTCGCTAATATCACCGCTGGGATAACTACCTGAGCTCCAAATCCAAAATTAAAAGTAGCACCTATCGAAAAAAAGAACATTACAAGGAAAAAATCTCTTAATGGCTTTAAACTTTCAGCAATGAACAATGAAATTGGGCTTGATGCCAAAGCTACTCCTGCTATAAAAGCGCCAATATCTTCTGATAAGCCTATTGTTTGTGCTAAAACGGATATCCCCAAACACCATCCTATGGAGAGTAGAAAAACGTATTCCTGAGTTCTATCAAAACGTGCCAGCAGTTTTATCAGGATGTATCTTTCAAATAAAAAAGAGAACAAGCACAGGGCCGGTAGCGCGATAATAACCAGGATGAAATCACTGATTGACAGGTTCCCATCCTGATGGGCACTATTAAGTAATATCAAAAGCACTATAGCTATAACGTCCTGCATTAGGAGTACGCTAATCATGACTTCACCAGTATGCTGGTGATGTAAAATGGTTGTTGGTAATAATTTCAAGCCAATAATAGTACTTGAAAACATCATGGCTCCGCCCAATATCAATGACTCAGTCACTGTGAGGCCAAACCATCTGCCAATTCCGTAGGCAAGTGCAGCAAACAGAATTGAGCTTACGATTGCAATCCAGGTTACTTTTCTTAGCATATGAATCAAATTCTGGGGCTGTAAATGCAAACCTAATAAGAAAAGCAAGAATACTATTCCGATGTCACCTATCTGCTTGACAACCGTCACATCGGATACAAGTTTGAATCCCCAAGGACCTAAGATAGCACCAAGTGTTATATAAGCAACCAATAATGACTGTTTGGTGTACAATACCAAAGTAGAAAAAAAAGCAGCTCCAGCAAATATCAAAAATATAGTGTAAAATACAGAGCCATCATGCATTGATTGAATACCTCTTAAGAAAAGGTAGTTAAAATTGAATTATAAAGCCAATTTTATCCATTAATCTATTAATTAGCTATTAATTATTGTTTATTAATAATAAATTGTTGCCTTTAGTTAGAACTAGGGTGATATCTATTGATGAGAATGTCATCGATAGAGTCATAATGTGCTGATATAATTAACACAAGCTATGCACACATTCAGAATCAGTCTGAGTATAATGTTACACCTAAAACTATTTCTTTCCCAAACTATTCTGAGTGGTTTTTTCTTAATTCTAAAGATATAAATTAACCGGTTTTTTCCACGAAACAAATTAAATTAACACAGAAAAAGATCCCTTTATTCCGTTATTTGATAATTTTGTTTTAAGGTTGTCAGCCATTGATTTGTTACCAAAAGGCCCTACTCGGACAATATAGTGCTGTTTATAGTGTTCAATAAACACCGGCGACGGTGTAATGTGAAGTAGTTTCTCTTTCAAACGCTTTGCCAGGGCTTCTGAAGAAAAGGCTCCTGCCTGCAAATAATAATGGCCTTGCCCAGCAGGCCCCATTAGCGTTTCAATTTCAACATGAGCAGTTCCTTTGGGAAAAACCCCCAGTTTTAATGCGGCAGCGTACGAGAGATCTATGACACGATTTGCGTGAAATGGCCCTCTGTCATTAACCTTAACTATTGCGACTTTGCCATTTTCCAAGTTTCTTACTTTGACATAAGTCGGCAAAGGTAATGTTTTGTGGGCAGCAGTCATGACATACATGTTATAGGGTTCGCCACTGGAGGTACGCTGTTTATGAAATTTTGTTCCATACCATGAGGCAATACCACGAGTTTTATACCCTGTTGAGCTTTTCATGACTTCATAAGTACGCCCGTCAACATAATATTCAGAAGGATTACCATATCTGCTTAATGGTTCTTTGACAGGCACTGGTTCTTTAAAGCTTACCTGTTTGGCTTG harbors:
- the lpdA gene encoding dihydrolipoyl dehydrogenase encodes the protein MANKIKTDVVVLGSGPGGYTAAFRAADLDKKVVLVERFDSLGGVCLNVGCIPSKALLHIAKVVDEAHEMSEQGVAFGKPKFDNKKLVAWKNSVVAKLTGGLKALAKQRKVEVITGTGKFSGTHQILVETKEGTVEIEFDNAIIAVGSESIKLPFIPEDKRIFSSTGALELADIKGDLLVLGGGIIGLEMATVYSSLGVNVTVVEFMDQLIPNADADLVNILQKRMTKKGVKFLLKTKVTAVEAKKDGIYVSMEGEHATDKPLCFQQVLVSVGRKPNGGAINAEKAGIKVDERGFIPVDNQLRTNVPHIFAIGDVNGQPMLAHKAIPEGKVAAEVIAGKKHYFEPKCIPSVAYTDPELAWAGLTEKEAKEKGINYEKASFPWAASGRALSMGREEGMTKLLFCPETNRILGAGIVGVNAGDLIAETALAIEMCCDVEDIALTIHPHPTLSETIAQSAEAFEGTITDLYLPKKKKK
- the aceE gene encoding pyruvate dehydrogenase (acetyl-transferring), homodimeric type — translated: MTNETNLDLDPIETREWLDALQAVLFNDGPERTAFLLQQLLNKANAEGVKLTSSINTPYRNTIKPHEEKQMPPDEGIGKRINALIRWNAVAMVLRAGKYAPELGGHIASYASASTLYETGFNYFFKGQKGENGGDLLYIQGHSAPGIYARAFLEGRLTEKQLEKFRQEVEVDGLSSYPHPWLMNDFWQFPTVSMGLGPLQAIYQARFLKYLENRGLIKAEGRKVWAFLGDGEMDEPESVGALSIAAREKLDNLIFVVNCNLQRLDGPVRGNGKIIQELEGLFRGAGWNVIKVIWGGRWDPLFARDNQGWLQKRMEECLDGDYQSYKANDGSYVRQHFFNQYPELKKMVENMSDEEIWRLNRGGHDPQKVYAAYARAVEHKGTPTVILAKTIKGYGMGAAGEGQNITHQQKKMTIDQLKAFRDRFNIPISDDKIADIPFYKPDDDSPEIKYIKKQREALGGYLPHRSTEVEQLKIPDLGEFSSITKGLGDREISTTMAFVRILSVLLKNKDINSRIVPIVPDECRTFGMEGLFRQIGIYSPVGQLYTPVDHEQVMYYREAVDGQILEEGINEAGAFCSWIAAATSYSSNKLAMIPFYIYYSMFGFQRIGDLAWAAGDMQARGFLLGGTAGRTTLAGEGLQHQDGHSHVLASTIPNCISYDPTYAYELAVIIQNGLHRMYEKQENVFYYITIMNENYSHPDMPAGVEEGIIKGMYLLKENKKKSKNHVQLMGCGTILREVIKAAEMLEEDFSITSDIWSVTSFNELRKEGLAVERYNNMHPQNKPQESYVTSQLKGRRGPVIASTDYMRIYADQIRPFVPNRYITLGTDGYGRSDTRTQLRHFFEVDAKFIVLAALNALVAEGSLDKTKIVDAMKRYNINQDKLDPMTH
- a CDS encoding septal ring lytic transglycosylase RlpA family protein, with translation MRKLLIVFSIFLASCQTTHDKPDLTNKKRQTTHTKNSVYDRYKYKSNRYTIQQDGAPKQAKQVSFKEPVPVKEPLSRYGNPSEYYVDGRTYEVMKSSTGYKTRGIASWYGTKFHKQRTSSGEPYNMYVMTAAHKTLPLPTYVKVRNLENGKVAIVKVNDRGPFHANRVIDLSYAAALKLGVFPKGTAHVEIETLMGPAGQGHYYLQAGAFSSEALAKRLKEKLLHITPSPVFIEHYKQHYIVRVGPFGNKSMADNLKTKLSNNGIKGSFSVLI
- a CDS encoding cation:proton antiporter, coding for MHDGSVFYTIFLIFAGAAFFSTLVLYTKQSLLVAYITLGAILGPWGFKLVSDVTVVKQIGDIGIVFLLFLLGLHLQPQNLIHMLRKVTWIAIVSSILFAALAYGIGRWFGLTVTESLILGGAMMFSSTIIGLKLLPTTILHHQHTGEVMISVLLMQDVIAIVLLILLNSAHQDGNLSISDFILVIIALPALCLFSFLFERYILIKLLARFDRTQEYVFLLSIGWCLGISVLAQTIGLSEDIGAFIAGVALASSPISLFIAESLKPLRDFFLVMFFFSIGATFNFGFGAQVVIPAVILATLILIIKPLLFYILLARSGEKKQVAKEVGIRLGQGSEFSLLVASIALSTNLISEVASNLIQATTILTFIVSSYLVVLKYPTPIALSEKMRKD
- the aceF gene encoding dihydrolipoyllysine-residue acetyltransferase; the encoded protein is MTKESEIKIPDIGGANQVDVIEILVKEGDQIEVDTPLITLESEKASMDIPSPISGTVTQILVKVGDKVSEGDLIVKAKSDTTTNISSSQEQKTEPEKQNLQTRAEEQSVDTKATASTPSSKDIEISIPDIGGANDVDVIDILVKPGMEVEKDQALITLEGDKATMDIPSPYAGKVIEMKIKLGDKVSQGTPILTLKTLGKSETPEIEKSQIKNISEQSIKEIEKPYEELKSEAISINNLEIAESKSILISAGPAVRRLAREFGVDLSLVQGSGRKSRITKEDLQNYIKVRLSEKTTSGGFSLPSNPAIDFSKFGSIETKPLNKIKKLTGTNVHRSWITIPHVTQFDEADITDLEAFRKSESESAKNQDYKLTLLAFVCSVVCKALHAYPQFNASLDTSGENLIYKKYYNIGIAVDTPNGLVVPVIKNVDKLSVIDIAKEMSRLSTKAREKGLTPIDMSGGCFTISSLGGIGGTAFTPIVNSPEVAILGLSRSIIKPIYDNKEFKPRLMLPISLSYDHRVIDGAEAARFTRFLCDCLGDIRRVLL
- a CDS encoding protein AmpE is translated as MKLLVIVLCLLSERFLIHSVSYQRFSWFNNYCLFLKKTIDKNKCFSNPWATLIAIILPIVFLTFLVYFSLQSILFGLFGLILSLFIFYYCLGPQNAFYPILKKQANQTETDAIGEYFAEVNSQLFAVVFWYIIAGPIAALTYRLITLCKEINFISTQANQITNILEWIPARITALLFLLVGNFQRGFHLFAQYVLTYPDSNDKILRGCGLQAVRINDTEEVPMAAAENLVEHATIVLLVFIALFTLVAWL